CGCGGTCGCTGCATCGAAGAGCGTGGATGCCAAGGTCGTCGCGCAGAAAATGCGCGAAATGCCGATTCGCGATCCGATCATGCATAACGCGTCGATTCGCCCGGACGGCCGTGTGATCCACGACATGTACCTGTTCCGCGTGAAGTCGCCCGCCGAGTCGAAAGGCCCGTGGGATTACTACACCAAGGTCGCGACGGTGCCAGCGACGGAGGCCTTCCAACCGTTGTCGAAATCGACCTGCTCGCTCGTGAAGACGAGCACGGCAGCGAAGTGAGCCTCGGCGAATCGCCATGGCGCAGGCGATTGCCTATCTTGTAAGTGCCGGCGGCGCTGCGTGCTCACTCGCCGCAGCCCGCCATTCCCCGAACCCCGAAGTGGCATAAGCCCCAAGGGCTAGCTTGCTTCCCGCATTCGTATCGCTCTGGAGAGTCTGTCATGTCCCTACCCACCATTCCGCTGCTCATCGACGGCAAACGTGTCGAGTCGAAGTCCTCGCAGTGGCGCGACGTTGTGAACCCGGCGACGCAGGAAGTGGTCGCCCGCGTGCCGTTCGCAACGCCTGAAGAACTCGAAGCCGCCGTGGCGTCGTCCAAGGCGGCTTACAAAAGCTGGCGCAATACCTCGCAAGCGAACCGCATGCGCGTGATGCTGCGCTTTCAACAACTGCTGCGCGATCACACAGGTGAACTCGCTGCGCTCATCACGCGCGAGCACGGCAAGACGTTGCCCGACGCCGAAGGCGAAGTCGGACGTGGCCTGGAAGTCGTCGAACATGCTTGCTCGATTGCGTCTCTGCAATTGGGCGAGTACGCGCAGAATGCCGCCGGTGGCGTCGATGTCTACACGCTGATCGAACCGCTGGGCGTTTGTGCAGGCATCACGGCTTTCAACTTCCCGGTGATGCTGCCGTGCTTCATGTTCCCGCTCGCGGTAGCCACGGGCAACACGTTCGTACTCAAGCCGTCGGAACAAGATCCGAGCGCATCGCTGCGCCTGGCGGAACTGGCGTTGGAAGCCGGGTTGCCGCCGGGGGTGCTCAACGTCGTGCATGGTGGCCCGGACATTGCCAACGCCATTTGCGATCACCCGGATATCAAGGCGGTGTCGTTCATCGGCTCCACGCATGTCGGCACGCATATCTATCGTCGCGCGTCGGAAGCGGGCAAGCGTTGTCAGGCGATGATGGGCGCGAAGAACCATTGCGTGATCCTGCCGGATGCGGATCGCGAGCAGGCCATCAATCATTTGCTGGGCGCGGCGTTCGGTGCGGCGGGGCAACGTTGCATGGCAACGTCCGTTGCCGTGCTCGTGGGTGAGGCGCGCGAGTGGGTGCCCGAATTGGTCGAGCGCGCCCGCGCACTCAAGGTGGGGCCGGGTACCGATCGCAAGGCGGATCTGGGCCCGGTCGTGTCGAAGCAAGCGCGTGCCCGCATCGAGAAACTCATCGGCGCCGGCGTGGAAGAGGGGGCAAAGCTGCTCCTCGACGGTCGTGGTCACACGGTCAAGGAAGCGCCGGAAGGCAATTTCGTCGGCCCGACCATTTTCGATGGCGTGACGGCCGACATGTCGATCTACCGCGACGAGATTTTCGGACCAGTGCTGTGTATGGCGGGCGTCGATACGCTCGACGAAGCGATCGCGTTCGTCAATGCCAATCCGAACGGCAATGGCGTGGCGCTGTTCACGCAGGACGGCGGCGCCGCGCGTCAGTTCCAGAACGAGATCGATGTCGGTCAGGTCGGCATCAACCTGCCGATTCCGGTGCCGGTCGCCTGGTTCAGCTTCACCGGTTCGCGTGGCTCGAAGCTCGGCGATCTGGGGCCGAACGGCAAGCAGGCCATTCTGTTCTGGACGCAGACCAAGACCGTGACGGCCCGCTGGCAGGCCCGGGGAACAGGCCCGTCGGGCGTGAACACCACGATCACGCTGAAGTAACGCACGCTCGGAGACCGACGATGGCTACAGAGACTCAACAAGGAACACAAGGGGCGTTGCGTGTCGCGTTCATTGGCCTTGGCAACATGGGCGGGCCGATGGCGGCCAATCTGGTCAAGGCCGGACATGCGGTGCGTGGCTTCGATTTGTCCGGCAGCGCGGTGGACCGACTGGCCGCGGCCGGCGGGCATGCCGCGACGTCCATTGCCGACGCCGTGCGCGATGCGCAGGTGGTCATCACGATGCTGCCGGCGGGAGAGCATGTGCTGGCCGCCTACGACGGTCCGGACGGCGTGCTCGCGAATGCCGCGCCCGACGCCGTGCTGATCGACAGCAGCACGGTGCCGCCGGAAATTCCCCGTCAGTTGGCGAAGCTCGCGCGACCGGGCACGCGACTGCTCGACGCGCCCGTCTCAGGCGGCACGGCGGGGGCAGCCGCCGGCACGCTCACCTTCATGGTGGGGGGCGACGCGGCGCTCGTCGAGCGCATGCGTCCGCTGCTCGCTGACATGGGGCGAGCGATCCATCACGGCGGTCCGCTGGGCGCCGGGCAGACGCTCAAGCTGTGCAACAACATGTTGCTGGGCATTCTGATGGCGGGCACGAGCGAAGCGCTGCGTCTGGGCATTGCCAACGGGCTCGACCCGAAGGTGCTCTCGGCGGTCATGCAGCAAAGCTCGGGCCGCAACTGGACGCTGGAGGTTTATAACCCCTGTCCGGGCGTGATGGAGAATGCGGCGTCCTCGCGCGGTTACACGGGTGGCTTTGCCACCGATCTGATGGCGAAGGATTTGCGTCTGGCGCACGGGGCGGCCGAGGCCAGCGATGTGGCCACCCCACTGGGCGATCTGGCACGGCGCATCTTCGAGGTGCATCGCGCTAACGGCCATGGGGCACTCGACTTCTCAAGCATTTTTCAGGACCCGGTGACGCTGGCGCAGGCACTCGATGTGAAGTAATTCTCGTCGGGTCAGGCGGACCAAACGCCCGTCGGCTTTGCGGCCGACGGGCGTTGATTTTTGCAGATGGTCCAGACCGTTGGGGCGGACGCCCCCGATACGAACCGATACGAACCGACCCGAACCGGTATCTGCCGTGAGCGCCGGTCCGTAAGAGATCATATGGTGCGAGACGTTCATGATCGTGATTGGCCCGAGGCGCGCCACGACAGCGTATTGGCATTCTCGCCACGCGTGCGCACACCGGATGGCGATGTTTCAATCGGTTGCAACCATTTCAAACCCGCCAATATGGGCGTATCATCGCGCCGCAGCGGCTTCCCCCACAGCCGGTCTTCGCGCGCTTGCGAGCGCCTTTTGTTGCCATGATCGTTCGACCCAATCTGCACTGGCTGCGCATGCTCTTCGTCGTGCGCGGCTCGATCTTGCCCAAGATCGCCCCGCAGCTCATCTTCACCACGATCATTTCGATTGTCGTCACGCTCGCCCACGGGCGCATCTTCGAATGGAAGATTCCGCTGACGTTCATCCCGTTCTCGCTGATCGGTATTACGCTCGCGATCTTTCTCGGCTTTCGTAACACCACGAGCTACGCCCGTTACTGGGAAGCCCGCATGCTCTGGGGCAGCGTGCTCAACGAGACGCGCGCCTTGGCCCGCCAGTCGATGACGCTGGTGTCGGATACCTCGGATTCGCCGCGCTTCGTTGCTTATCTCATCGCCTTCGTGCACGGTATGCGCCATCAATTGCGCGGTACCGATCCCCGTGCCGACTTCGAGCGACTGCTCGGCACGGAAGACGTGGCGTGCCTCACGCGCAAGCAGTTCAAACCGATCACGATCCTCCTCATGGCGGGCGAATGGCTGCGCGAGCGCCGCAGGCAAGGGCAGATCGACGCACCGCTTGCTCAGGTCATGGAAATGCATCTGGACCGCCTCGGCGAAGCCATCGGGGGCTGCGAGCGGATCGCGACCACGCCGATTCCGTTCACCTACGGCGTGATCCTGCATCGCGTCACTTACCTCTACAGTCTGCTGTTGCCGTTCGGGCTGGTCGACTCCATTGGTCCGATGACCCCGGTGATCGTGGCCTTCATCTCGTACACCTTCTTTGCGCTCGAAGCGGTCAGCGCCGAGATCGAGGAGCCGTTCGGGCTGGAGCCGAACGACCTCGCGCTCGACGCCATGTCCGAGACCATCGAGCAATCGCTGCGCGAAGTCCTTCACCGTCAGCACACCGCCCAGGTACGGCCGCGCGATCACCACATCATCACTTGAGGCGTCGATACTAAAGTTCTTGCTTTAGTTTTTTGAACGTCTATACTCAAGCACATGCTTGACCATGACAACGCCCTCGATCTGACCTTTCAGGCACTGGCCGACGTGTCGCGCCGCGCAATGCTCGTGCGGCTCGCGCAGGGGCCGGCGTCGGTGAGTGCGCTTGCCCAGCCGTTGGCGATGTCGTTGCAGGCAGTCATGCAGCACCTGGCCGTGCTCGAGAGTGCGGGGCTGGTGCGAACGGAAAAGGCCGGCCGTGTGCGCACGTGCCGGATCGAACCCCAGGCGCTGAGCCTTGCCGAACGATGGATCAACCAGCGCCGTCACGAGTGGGAAGGTCACCTCGACCGTTTGGGCGAGTATCTGGCCAGCCTGCCCCCCGAAGGAGCGTTTCATGAGGACAGCAAGTGAAACCCAGACTGCGGCAAAGCCGCAGCCGCTAACGGTCGGCCGGACTTACGCCACCTCACGGGAAACGGTATTTCGAGCCTGGACAACGACCGAGGCGGTGAAGCGCTGGTTTTGTCCAACGGGCTACACCGTCCCGGAAGCGAAGATCGAGGCCCGCGTGGGCGGCGCTTTCGACCTGAAAATGGAATCGCCGGAAGGCGAAGCGCACTGGATTCGAGGACGTTTCCTGGAGATCGATGCGCCCCGGCGCCTCGTGATCGACATGGAAGTGACCGATGCCAAAGGGCTGGCGCTGTTCGGCGCACTCACGACGGCATCGTTCACCGATGTGGCGCAAGGTACGCGTCTGGACGTCGAGCAACGCTATACCGTGCACGATCCTGCCTATGCCTGGATGCCCGAAGGCGCGAGCGCCGGCTGGACGCAGACGTTGGACAAACTCGGTCGCGAAGTCATGCGCGAGGCTGGGGAGCCAACGCAGCGCAGTGTGGTGCACGCGACTTTCCGCATCGAGCGTCAGTACCCCGCTTCTCCCGCCCGCGTCTTTCGGGCGCTGACCGAGCGCGAAGCGAAGGATCGCTGGTTCGCCAGCAGTGAGGGGCTCACGGTGCTGGAGCGCTCGATGGATGCCCGGCCCGGCGGACGGGAGCGTGTGAGCGGGCGCTGGACAAGCGGTATGGTGTCGACGTTCGATGCGGTGTATTTCGACGTCGTGCCCGATACGCGGCTTGTTTATTCCTACGAAATGCATCTGGATACCCGCAAGATATCGGTGTCGCTCGCGACGATTGATCTTCGTGCGCACGACGGCGGCACGCATCTCGTCATGACCGAGCAAGGTGCCTTTCTGGATGGCTACGACGACGCCGGTTCGCGCGAGCGTGGCACGCAGTTCCTGCTCGACGCCCTCGGCGCATCGCTCACAGACTGAGCCGTCACCCTCTCCCTTTCTTTCGTGTCGTTGACGCCGCTTTCCCCTCGGTTTCGTGAGGGGGAGCGGCGTTTGTCATGAATGAGCGCACCGATTTGGTGCGATCGATTCTCATCGAACGACGCAATAGTTCCTCGACAAATATCGCGTTTTTCATTACTGCGGCGAGTTCTAGACTTCCTTCCATCGACGGCGCAATTCAAAACAAAGTCGTCGCAACTAGACAGGAGTTAGGAAAATGAACCGCAAGAACATCGCAATCGCCCTTATCGCCGCCGTGGCCTCGCTCGGTGCCGTTGCCAGCAACGCAGCAGAAAATGGCAACAACTATCCTGAAGTCGCTTCGCAAGGTCAGCCGCTCACGCGTGCTGCCGTGCTGGCCGATCTGGCACAGGCCCGTGCTCAAGGAGTGATCCCGCACGGCGACGCCGACTATCCGGTGTATGTCGCTTCGGGCCCGGCCAAGAGCCGCACCGACGTGAAGGCCGAACTGGCTCAGGCACGTGCGCAAGGCCTGATGGCACAGAACGACGTCGACTACCCGATCGTCGCTTCGCAAGGTCCGAGCGTGTCGCGCGCCGAGGTGAAGCAGGAACTGGCCCGCGCCCGCGCCGCCGGCGAACTGGACGTCAGCCAAGGCAGCTAATCAGCCAATCGTTCGCTGGCTGTCGTAGCAAAGTCAAAAGCCGTCCCGAGTGAGAAACTCGGGACGGCTTTTTTACATGGGTACGACCGTGGCGAGGCTCAGGCTTTCATGAACCGCAGCGCGATGCGCGCGAGCCTGGGCACGAAGGTCGGGCGCAACAGGCGCTTGTCGTAGCCGTCCATGCGTCGTGCATCTTCTTCCAGGCACAGGGCGATAAGATCGCGCGGCTTGAGCGACTCGCCGATGTCGGCGGTGCCGGTCGCGGGGAAATTGGCGTCTCGCGCCACACCATCGGTATCGATGCCGCGTGCAATCGCCATGCGATCCCAGATCAACGTGACCCAGACCGCCGCGACGCGTGCATAGAACCACGGTCGCTTCCAGAAAGGCAGATTGCGCCGGTGCCACGCCACCCAGTTCGCGAAGAACAGAATGTGGCGGGCTTCTTCCTGAATGACGGGCTCGAAGGTCTCGACCAGTGCCTCCGGAAAGTAGCCGGAGCGTTGGGCCGAACGGAACAGACCGAAGGCCACGAAACTGTCGATGCACTCGCTAAAGCCGGTTTTCATCCATGCCCATTCGGCGTCTTTGGGCGGCGGATAGGGCGGTTCGGGTGCGAGTTCGATGCCGTAGGCTTCGACCAGCTTGGAGAGTACGACCTTGTGGCGTGCTTCTTCCTCGCCATCCATGACGAGCGCCTCGCGCAACAGCGGGTCCTGAATCGTGCCGGCGTAGGTGGCCACGCGTATCGACGCACGGCCTTCGGTCTGCACGGCAATGTCCCAGATGGGCAGGGCAGTCAGCCGCTTGAGCGCATCGGCAGGCAGCGTCGGCCAGTCGATGACCGAAGGCTTGTAAGGGTTGTGGGACTCGAGCAGCATGCGGCAGAACATGCGTTTGTGGGAGTCCGAACCAATTGCCACAGGACCATCGACATCGTATTGCCAATGGCGCATGACATGGTCAGCTTCCGCGACGGCTACCGCTAGCGTGTCGGACATCTGGTCGGGATATCGCATGAGGTATGAATCTTGTCAGCGTCGGCAAAAATCATACCATCAAGCGATGGCCGGGCGTCGTGCAGGATCGCTGCCCATCGCGCCCGGCATGCTTGAACGGCGCGTCAGAACAGATACATGCCGGCGATGAAAATGACGCCCGAAAACAGCAGGGCCGTGACGCAATAGCCCATGATGTCGCGCACGCCCAACCCGGCAATGGCGAGTGCAGGCAATGCCCAGAACGGTTGCGCCATGTTCGTCCACGCTTCGCCGTAGGCAATCGCCATCGCGGCCTTGCCCATGTCGGCCCCCAGCGCTTGCGCGGCGGGCATCACGAACGGCCCTTGCACGACCCAGTGGCCACCGCCCGAAGGCACGGCGAAGTTGATCACGGCCGAGCTGAGGAAAGCGAGCAGCGGGAACGTATGCGCGTTGGCGATCTCAATGAACCAGTTCGTGATGACGCCGGCGAGTCCCGAGTGATCCATGGTTGCCTGAATGCCGGCGTAGAACGGAAACTGGATCATGATGCCGGACGCGCCGCGTGCCGCATTCGCCACGGCGCGCGCGTAGGCCATCGGCGTGCGGTGCAGCAAAATGCCGATGCCGAGGAATGC
This window of the Pandoraea fibrosis genome carries:
- a CDS encoding SRPBCC family protein gives rise to the protein MRTASETQTAAKPQPLTVGRTYATSRETVFRAWTTTEAVKRWFCPTGYTVPEAKIEARVGGAFDLKMESPEGEAHWIRGRFLEIDAPRRLVIDMEVTDAKGLALFGALTTASFTDVAQGTRLDVEQRYTVHDPAYAWMPEGASAGWTQTLDKLGREVMREAGEPTQRSVVHATFRIERQYPASPARVFRALTEREAKDRWFASSEGLTVLERSMDARPGGRERVSGRWTSGMVSTFDAVYFDVVPDTRLVYSYEMHLDTRKISVSLATIDLRAHDGGTHLVMTEQGAFLDGYDDAGSRERGTQFLLDALGASLTD
- a CDS encoding CoA-acylating methylmalonate-semialdehyde dehydrogenase — protein: MSLPTIPLLIDGKRVESKSSQWRDVVNPATQEVVARVPFATPEELEAAVASSKAAYKSWRNTSQANRMRVMLRFQQLLRDHTGELAALITREHGKTLPDAEGEVGRGLEVVEHACSIASLQLGEYAQNAAGGVDVYTLIEPLGVCAGITAFNFPVMLPCFMFPLAVATGNTFVLKPSEQDPSASLRLAELALEAGLPPGVLNVVHGGPDIANAICDHPDIKAVSFIGSTHVGTHIYRRASEAGKRCQAMMGAKNHCVILPDADREQAINHLLGAAFGAAGQRCMATSVAVLVGEAREWVPELVERARALKVGPGTDRKADLGPVVSKQARARIEKLIGAGVEEGAKLLLDGRGHTVKEAPEGNFVGPTIFDGVTADMSIYRDEIFGPVLCMAGVDTLDEAIAFVNANPNGNGVALFTQDGGAARQFQNEIDVGQVGINLPIPVPVAWFSFTGSRGSKLGDLGPNGKQAILFWTQTKTVTARWQARGTGPSGVNTTITLK
- a CDS encoding DUF4148 domain-containing protein, which encodes MNRKNIAIALIAAVASLGAVASNAAENGNNYPEVASQGQPLTRAAVLADLAQARAQGVIPHGDADYPVYVASGPAKSRTDVKAELAQARAQGLMAQNDVDYPIVASQGPSVSRAEVKQELARARAAGELDVSQGS
- a CDS encoding bestrophin family protein → MIVRPNLHWLRMLFVVRGSILPKIAPQLIFTTIISIVVTLAHGRIFEWKIPLTFIPFSLIGITLAIFLGFRNTTSYARYWEARMLWGSVLNETRALARQSMTLVSDTSDSPRFVAYLIAFVHGMRHQLRGTDPRADFERLLGTEDVACLTRKQFKPITILLMAGEWLRERRRQGQIDAPLAQVMEMHLDRLGEAIGGCERIATTPIPFTYGVILHRVTYLYSLLLPFGLVDSIGPMTPVIVAFISYTFFALEAVSAEIEEPFGLEPNDLALDAMSETIEQSLREVLHRQHTAQVRPRDHHIIT
- the mmsB gene encoding 3-hydroxyisobutyrate dehydrogenase, yielding MATETQQGTQGALRVAFIGLGNMGGPMAANLVKAGHAVRGFDLSGSAVDRLAAAGGHAATSIADAVRDAQVVITMLPAGEHVLAAYDGPDGVLANAAPDAVLIDSSTVPPEIPRQLAKLARPGTRLLDAPVSGGTAGAAAGTLTFMVGGDAALVERMRPLLADMGRAIHHGGPLGAGQTLKLCNNMLLGILMAGTSEALRLGIANGLDPKVLSAVMQQSSGRNWTLEVYNPCPGVMENAASSRGYTGGFATDLMAKDLRLAHGAAEASDVATPLGDLARRIFEVHRANGHGALDFSSIFQDPVTLAQALDVK
- a CDS encoding ArsR/SmtB family transcription factor; translation: MLDHDNALDLTFQALADVSRRAMLVRLAQGPASVSALAQPLAMSLQAVMQHLAVLESAGLVRTEKAGRVRTCRIEPQALSLAERWINQRRHEWEGHLDRLGEYLASLPPEGAFHEDSK